In Molothrus ater isolate BHLD 08-10-18 breed brown headed cowbird chromosome 23, BPBGC_Mater_1.1, whole genome shotgun sequence, a single genomic region encodes these proteins:
- the LOC118694928 gene encoding cyclin-dependent kinase 11B isoform X4, with protein sequence MGDEKDSWKVKTLDEILQEKKRRKEQEEKAEIKRMKNSDDRDSKRDSLEEGELRDHRMEITIRNSPYRREDSMEDRGEEDDSLAIKPPQQMSRKEKTHHRKDEKRKEKRRHRSHSAEGKHARVKEKEREHERRKRHREEQDKARREWERQKRREMAREHSRRERDRLEQLERERERKIREQQKEQREQKERERRAEERRKEREARREVSAHHRTVREEYGDKVKMRPWSRSPLRQQRDKLEQGESRKPVKEEKPEERDPLSDLQDISDSERKTSSAESSSESGSGSEEEEEESSSEGSEEEGEEEEEEEETGSNSEEVSEQSAEEVSEEEMSEEEERENGNHIPVESRFDRDSAGSEAEEEELGEGSPHSNAMTEGEYIPDSPASSPIELKQELPKYLPALQGCRSVEEFQCLNRIEEGTYGVVYRAKDKKTDEIVALKRLKMEKEKEGFPITSLREINTILKAQHLNIVTVREIVVGSNMDKIYIVMNYVEHDLKSLMETMKQPFLPGEVKTLMIQLLRGVKHLHDNWILHRDLKTSNLLLSHSGILKVGDFGLAREYGSPLKPYTPVVVTLWYRAPELLLGAKEYSTAIDMWSVGCIFGELLTQKPLFPGKSEIDQINKVFKDLGTPSEKIWPGYNELPAVKKMTFTEYPYNNLRKRFGALLSDQGFDLMNNFLTYYPARRITAEDGLKHEYFRETPLPIDPSMFPTWPAKSEQQRVKRGTSPRPPEGGLGYSQLGDDDLKDTGFHLTTTNQGASAAGPGFSLKF encoded by the exons ATGGGTGATGAAAAGGATTCTTGGAAGGTGAAGACTTTAGATGAGATTCTCCAGGAGAAGAAACGAAGGAAGGAGCaagaggagaaggcagagatcAAACGTATGAAAAAT TCAGATGACAGGGACTCCAAGAGGGACTCTCTTGAGGAGGGGGAGCTGAGGGACCATCGCATGGAAATCACCATCAGGAACTCACCCTACAGGAGGGAGGACTCCATGGAAGACAG GGGAGAAGAAGACGATTCCTTGGCCATCAAACCACCCCAGCAAATgtccaggaaggaaaaaacccatcaCAGGAAGGatgagaagaggaaagagaaacGCAGGCACAGGAGCCACTCTGCAGAAG GGAAACACGCCAGAGTGAAAGAGAAAGAACGGGAGCACGAGCGTAGGAAGAGacacagagaagagcaggacAAAGCCCGGCGTGAATGGGAGAGGCAGAAACGGAGAGAGATGGCGAGGGAACATTCCAGAAGGGAGAG agatCGTTTGGAGCAactggagagagaaagggaaagaaaaatccgggagcagcagaaggagcagcgagagcaaaaggagagagagaggagagctgaggagaggaggaaggagagggaggcCAGGAGAGAAG TTTCTGCACACCATAGAACAGTGAGGGAAGAATATGGAGACAAAGTAAAAATGAGACCCTGGAGTCGCAGCCCCCTGCGCCAGCAGAGAGACAAGCTTGAGcaaggagagagcaggaaaCCAG TAAAAGAAGAGAAACCAGAAGAGAGGGATCCTCTGTCAGACCTGCAAGACATCAGTGACAGTGAGAGAAAAACCAGCTCAGCAGAGTCCTCCTCAG AATCTGGATCAGGctcagaagaggaggaggaagagtcCAGCAGCGAAGGctctgaggaggagggagaggaagaggaggaggaggaggagacaggAAGCAACTCTGAGGAGGTGTCGGAGCAATCAGCAG AGGAGGTGAGCGAGGAGGAAATGAGCGAAGAGGAGGAACGGGAGAATGGAAACCACATCCCAGTTG AGTCGAGGTTTGACCGGGATTCTGCGGGCAGCgaggcggaggaggaggagctgggggaaggcTCCCCTCACTCCAATGCCATGACAGAAGGGGAATACATTCCTGactctccagcctcctccccCATCGAGCTGAAGCAGGAGCTTCCCAAGtatctccctgccctgcag GGATGCCGCAGCGTGGAGGAATTCCAGTGCTTGAACAGGATTGAAGAAGGAACCTATGGTGTGGTGTACAGGGCAAAGGACAAAAAGACTG ATGAAATCGTGGCTCtgaagagactgaaaatggaaaaggagaaggaaggttTCCCCATCACTTCTCTGAGGGAAATAAATACAATTCTGAAAGCACAGCACCTGAACATTGTCACTGTCAGA GAGATCGTTGTGGGCAGCAACATGGATAAAATCTACATTGTGATGAATTACGTGGAGCACGACCTGAAGAGCCTGATGGAGACCATGAAGCAGCCGTTCCTGCCAG GAGAAGTGAAGACTTTGATGATTCAGTTACTACGAGGGGTCAAACACCTCCACGACAACTGGATCCTTCACAGAGACTTGAAAACTTCCAACCTGCTGCTCAGCCATTCAGgcattttaaaa GTTGGAGATTTTGGCTTGGCCAGGGAATACGGCTCTCCCCTGAAGCCCTACACGCCCGTGGTGGTGACCCTGTGGTACAGagctccagagctcctgctgggagcaaaG GAATATTCCACAGCCATAGACATGTGGTCAGTGGGGTGTATTTTTGGGGAGCTGCTGACACAGAAGCCTCTGTTCCCAGGGAAGTCAGAAATCGACCAGATTAACAAAGTTTTTAag GATCTGGGCACTCCCAGTGAAAAGATCTGGCCTGGTTACAACGAGCTGCCCGCAGTGAAGAAAATGACCTTCACAGAATATCCCTACAACAACCTGCGCAAGAGATTCggggctctgctctctgacCAGGGCTTTGACCTCATGAACAA TTTCCTGACGTACTACCCAGCGCGGCGCATCACGGCCGAGGACGGGCTGAAGCACGAGTACTTCAGGGAGACCCCGCTGCCCATCGACCCCTCCATGTTCCCCACCTGGCCAGCCAAGAGCGAGCAGCAGAGGGTCAAGAGGGGCACCAGCCCCAGGCCCCCCGAGGGAGGGCTGGGCTACAGCCAGCTG GGTGATGATGACCTGAAGGACACAGGTTTCCATCTGACCACCACCAATCAAGGAGCATCTGCTGCAGGACCTGGCTTCAGCCTCAAGTTTTGA
- the LOC118694928 gene encoding cyclin-dependent kinase 11B isoform X2 — protein MGDEKDSWKVKTLDEILQEKKRRKEQEEKAEIKRMKNSDDRDSKRDSLEEGELRDHRMEITIRNSPYRREDSMEDRGEEDDSLAIKPPQQMSRKEKTHHRKDEKRKEKRRHRSHSAEGKHARVKEKEREHERRKRHREEQDKARREWERQKRREMAREHSRRERDRLEQLERERERKIREQQKEQREQKERERRAEERRKEREARREVSAHHRTVREEYGDKVKMRPWSRSPLRQQRDKLEQGESRKPVKEEKPEERDPLSDLQDISDSERKTSSAESSSESGSGSEEEEEESSSEGSEEEGEEEEEEEETGSNSEEVSEQSAEEVSEEEMSEEEERENGNHIPVVPESRFDRDSAGSEAEEEELGEGSPHSNAMTEGEYIPDSPASSPIELKQELPKYLPALQGCRSVEEFQCLNRIEEGTYGVVYRAKDKKTDEIVALKRLKMEKEKEGFPITSLREINTILKAQHLNIVTVREIVVGSNMDKIYIVMNYVEHDLKSLMETMKQPFLPGEVKTLMIQLLRGVKHLHDNWILHRDLKTSNLLLSHSGILKVGDFGLAREYGSPLKPYTPVVVTLWYRAPELLLGAKEYSTAIDMWSVGCIFGELLTQKPLFPGKSEIDQINKVFKDLGTPSEKIWPGYNELPAVKKMTFTEYPYNNLRKRFGALLSDQGFDLMNNFLTYYPARRITAEDGLKHEYFRETPLPIDPSMFPTWPAKSEQQRVKRGTSPRPPEGGLGYSQLGDDDLKDTGFHLTTTNQGASAAGPGFSLKF, from the exons ATGGGTGATGAAAAGGATTCTTGGAAGGTGAAGACTTTAGATGAGATTCTCCAGGAGAAGAAACGAAGGAAGGAGCaagaggagaaggcagagatcAAACGTATGAAAAAT TCAGATGACAGGGACTCCAAGAGGGACTCTCTTGAGGAGGGGGAGCTGAGGGACCATCGCATGGAAATCACCATCAGGAACTCACCCTACAGGAGGGAGGACTCCATGGAAGACAG GGGAGAAGAAGACGATTCCTTGGCCATCAAACCACCCCAGCAAATgtccaggaaggaaaaaacccatcaCAGGAAGGatgagaagaggaaagagaaacGCAGGCACAGGAGCCACTCTGCAGAAG GGAAACACGCCAGAGTGAAAGAGAAAGAACGGGAGCACGAGCGTAGGAAGAGacacagagaagagcaggacAAAGCCCGGCGTGAATGGGAGAGGCAGAAACGGAGAGAGATGGCGAGGGAACATTCCAGAAGGGAGAG agatCGTTTGGAGCAactggagagagaaagggaaagaaaaatccgggagcagcagaaggagcagcgagagcaaaaggagagagagaggagagctgaggagaggaggaaggagagggaggcCAGGAGAGAAG TTTCTGCACACCATAGAACAGTGAGGGAAGAATATGGAGACAAAGTAAAAATGAGACCCTGGAGTCGCAGCCCCCTGCGCCAGCAGAGAGACAAGCTTGAGcaaggagagagcaggaaaCCAG TAAAAGAAGAGAAACCAGAAGAGAGGGATCCTCTGTCAGACCTGCAAGACATCAGTGACAGTGAGAGAAAAACCAGCTCAGCAGAGTCCTCCTCAG AATCTGGATCAGGctcagaagaggaggaggaagagtcCAGCAGCGAAGGctctgaggaggagggagaggaagaggaggaggaggaggagacaggAAGCAACTCTGAGGAGGTGTCGGAGCAATCAGCAG AGGAGGTGAGCGAGGAGGAAATGAGCGAAGAGGAGGAACGGGAGAATGGAAACCACATCCCAGTTG TTCCAGAGTCGAGGTTTGACCGGGATTCTGCGGGCAGCgaggcggaggaggaggagctgggggaaggcTCCCCTCACTCCAATGCCATGACAGAAGGGGAATACATTCCTGactctccagcctcctccccCATCGAGCTGAAGCAGGAGCTTCCCAAGtatctccctgccctgcag GGATGCCGCAGCGTGGAGGAATTCCAGTGCTTGAACAGGATTGAAGAAGGAACCTATGGTGTGGTGTACAGGGCAAAGGACAAAAAGACTG ATGAAATCGTGGCTCtgaagagactgaaaatggaaaaggagaaggaaggttTCCCCATCACTTCTCTGAGGGAAATAAATACAATTCTGAAAGCACAGCACCTGAACATTGTCACTGTCAGA GAGATCGTTGTGGGCAGCAACATGGATAAAATCTACATTGTGATGAATTACGTGGAGCACGACCTGAAGAGCCTGATGGAGACCATGAAGCAGCCGTTCCTGCCAG GAGAAGTGAAGACTTTGATGATTCAGTTACTACGAGGGGTCAAACACCTCCACGACAACTGGATCCTTCACAGAGACTTGAAAACTTCCAACCTGCTGCTCAGCCATTCAGgcattttaaaa GTTGGAGATTTTGGCTTGGCCAGGGAATACGGCTCTCCCCTGAAGCCCTACACGCCCGTGGTGGTGACCCTGTGGTACAGagctccagagctcctgctgggagcaaaG GAATATTCCACAGCCATAGACATGTGGTCAGTGGGGTGTATTTTTGGGGAGCTGCTGACACAGAAGCCTCTGTTCCCAGGGAAGTCAGAAATCGACCAGATTAACAAAGTTTTTAag GATCTGGGCACTCCCAGTGAAAAGATCTGGCCTGGTTACAACGAGCTGCCCGCAGTGAAGAAAATGACCTTCACAGAATATCCCTACAACAACCTGCGCAAGAGATTCggggctctgctctctgacCAGGGCTTTGACCTCATGAACAA TTTCCTGACGTACTACCCAGCGCGGCGCATCACGGCCGAGGACGGGCTGAAGCACGAGTACTTCAGGGAGACCCCGCTGCCCATCGACCCCTCCATGTTCCCCACCTGGCCAGCCAAGAGCGAGCAGCAGAGGGTCAAGAGGGGCACCAGCCCCAGGCCCCCCGAGGGAGGGCTGGGCTACAGCCAGCTG GGTGATGATGACCTGAAGGACACAGGTTTCCATCTGACCACCACCAATCAAGGAGCATCTGCTGCAGGACCTGGCTTCAGCCTCAAGTTTTGA
- the LOC118694928 gene encoding cyclin-dependent kinase 11B isoform X3, with protein MGDEKDSWKVKTLDEILQEKKRRKEQEEKAEIKRMKNSDDRDSKRDSLEEGELRDHRMEITIRNSPYRREDSMEDRGEEDDSLAIKPPQQMSRKEKTHHRKDEKRKEKRRHRSHSAEGKHARVKEKEREHERRKRHREEQDKARREWERQKRREMAREHSRRERDRLEQLERERERKIREQQKEQREQKERERRAEERRKEREARREVSAHHRTVREEYGDKVKMRPWSRSPLRQQRDKLEQGESRKPAVKEEKPEERDPLSDLQDISDSERKTSSAESSSESGSGSEEEEEESSSEGSEEEGEEEEEEEETGSNSEEVSEQSAEEVSEEEMSEEEERENGNHIPVESRFDRDSAGSEAEEEELGEGSPHSNAMTEGEYIPDSPASSPIELKQELPKYLPALQGCRSVEEFQCLNRIEEGTYGVVYRAKDKKTDEIVALKRLKMEKEKEGFPITSLREINTILKAQHLNIVTVREIVVGSNMDKIYIVMNYVEHDLKSLMETMKQPFLPGEVKTLMIQLLRGVKHLHDNWILHRDLKTSNLLLSHSGILKVGDFGLAREYGSPLKPYTPVVVTLWYRAPELLLGAKEYSTAIDMWSVGCIFGELLTQKPLFPGKSEIDQINKVFKDLGTPSEKIWPGYNELPAVKKMTFTEYPYNNLRKRFGALLSDQGFDLMNNFLTYYPARRITAEDGLKHEYFRETPLPIDPSMFPTWPAKSEQQRVKRGTSPRPPEGGLGYSQLGDDDLKDTGFHLTTTNQGASAAGPGFSLKF; from the exons ATGGGTGATGAAAAGGATTCTTGGAAGGTGAAGACTTTAGATGAGATTCTCCAGGAGAAGAAACGAAGGAAGGAGCaagaggagaaggcagagatcAAACGTATGAAAAAT TCAGATGACAGGGACTCCAAGAGGGACTCTCTTGAGGAGGGGGAGCTGAGGGACCATCGCATGGAAATCACCATCAGGAACTCACCCTACAGGAGGGAGGACTCCATGGAAGACAG GGGAGAAGAAGACGATTCCTTGGCCATCAAACCACCCCAGCAAATgtccaggaaggaaaaaacccatcaCAGGAAGGatgagaagaggaaagagaaacGCAGGCACAGGAGCCACTCTGCAGAAG GGAAACACGCCAGAGTGAAAGAGAAAGAACGGGAGCACGAGCGTAGGAAGAGacacagagaagagcaggacAAAGCCCGGCGTGAATGGGAGAGGCAGAAACGGAGAGAGATGGCGAGGGAACATTCCAGAAGGGAGAG agatCGTTTGGAGCAactggagagagaaagggaaagaaaaatccgggagcagcagaaggagcagcgagagcaaaaggagagagagaggagagctgaggagaggaggaaggagagggaggcCAGGAGAGAAG TTTCTGCACACCATAGAACAGTGAGGGAAGAATATGGAGACAAAGTAAAAATGAGACCCTGGAGTCGCAGCCCCCTGCGCCAGCAGAGAGACAAGCTTGAGcaaggagagagcaggaaaCCAG CAGTAAAAGAAGAGAAACCAGAAGAGAGGGATCCTCTGTCAGACCTGCAAGACATCAGTGACAGTGAGAGAAAAACCAGCTCAGCAGAGTCCTCCTCAG AATCTGGATCAGGctcagaagaggaggaggaagagtcCAGCAGCGAAGGctctgaggaggagggagaggaagaggaggaggaggaggagacaggAAGCAACTCTGAGGAGGTGTCGGAGCAATCAGCAG AGGAGGTGAGCGAGGAGGAAATGAGCGAAGAGGAGGAACGGGAGAATGGAAACCACATCCCAGTTG AGTCGAGGTTTGACCGGGATTCTGCGGGCAGCgaggcggaggaggaggagctgggggaaggcTCCCCTCACTCCAATGCCATGACAGAAGGGGAATACATTCCTGactctccagcctcctccccCATCGAGCTGAAGCAGGAGCTTCCCAAGtatctccctgccctgcag GGATGCCGCAGCGTGGAGGAATTCCAGTGCTTGAACAGGATTGAAGAAGGAACCTATGGTGTGGTGTACAGGGCAAAGGACAAAAAGACTG ATGAAATCGTGGCTCtgaagagactgaaaatggaaaaggagaaggaaggttTCCCCATCACTTCTCTGAGGGAAATAAATACAATTCTGAAAGCACAGCACCTGAACATTGTCACTGTCAGA GAGATCGTTGTGGGCAGCAACATGGATAAAATCTACATTGTGATGAATTACGTGGAGCACGACCTGAAGAGCCTGATGGAGACCATGAAGCAGCCGTTCCTGCCAG GAGAAGTGAAGACTTTGATGATTCAGTTACTACGAGGGGTCAAACACCTCCACGACAACTGGATCCTTCACAGAGACTTGAAAACTTCCAACCTGCTGCTCAGCCATTCAGgcattttaaaa GTTGGAGATTTTGGCTTGGCCAGGGAATACGGCTCTCCCCTGAAGCCCTACACGCCCGTGGTGGTGACCCTGTGGTACAGagctccagagctcctgctgggagcaaaG GAATATTCCACAGCCATAGACATGTGGTCAGTGGGGTGTATTTTTGGGGAGCTGCTGACACAGAAGCCTCTGTTCCCAGGGAAGTCAGAAATCGACCAGATTAACAAAGTTTTTAag GATCTGGGCACTCCCAGTGAAAAGATCTGGCCTGGTTACAACGAGCTGCCCGCAGTGAAGAAAATGACCTTCACAGAATATCCCTACAACAACCTGCGCAAGAGATTCggggctctgctctctgacCAGGGCTTTGACCTCATGAACAA TTTCCTGACGTACTACCCAGCGCGGCGCATCACGGCCGAGGACGGGCTGAAGCACGAGTACTTCAGGGAGACCCCGCTGCCCATCGACCCCTCCATGTTCCCCACCTGGCCAGCCAAGAGCGAGCAGCAGAGGGTCAAGAGGGGCACCAGCCCCAGGCCCCCCGAGGGAGGGCTGGGCTACAGCCAGCTG GGTGATGATGACCTGAAGGACACAGGTTTCCATCTGACCACCACCAATCAAGGAGCATCTGCTGCAGGACCTGGCTTCAGCCTCAAGTTTTGA
- the LOC118694928 gene encoding cyclin-dependent kinase 11B isoform X1, whose product MGDEKDSWKVKTLDEILQEKKRRKEQEEKAEIKRMKNSDDRDSKRDSLEEGELRDHRMEITIRNSPYRREDSMEDRGEEDDSLAIKPPQQMSRKEKTHHRKDEKRKEKRRHRSHSAEGKHARVKEKEREHERRKRHREEQDKARREWERQKRREMAREHSRRERDRLEQLERERERKIREQQKEQREQKERERRAEERRKEREARREVSAHHRTVREEYGDKVKMRPWSRSPLRQQRDKLEQGESRKPAVKEEKPEERDPLSDLQDISDSERKTSSAESSSESGSGSEEEEEESSSEGSEEEGEEEEEEEETGSNSEEVSEQSAEEVSEEEMSEEEERENGNHIPVVPESRFDRDSAGSEAEEEELGEGSPHSNAMTEGEYIPDSPASSPIELKQELPKYLPALQGCRSVEEFQCLNRIEEGTYGVVYRAKDKKTDEIVALKRLKMEKEKEGFPITSLREINTILKAQHLNIVTVREIVVGSNMDKIYIVMNYVEHDLKSLMETMKQPFLPGEVKTLMIQLLRGVKHLHDNWILHRDLKTSNLLLSHSGILKVGDFGLAREYGSPLKPYTPVVVTLWYRAPELLLGAKEYSTAIDMWSVGCIFGELLTQKPLFPGKSEIDQINKVFKDLGTPSEKIWPGYNELPAVKKMTFTEYPYNNLRKRFGALLSDQGFDLMNNFLTYYPARRITAEDGLKHEYFRETPLPIDPSMFPTWPAKSEQQRVKRGTSPRPPEGGLGYSQLGDDDLKDTGFHLTTTNQGASAAGPGFSLKF is encoded by the exons ATGGGTGATGAAAAGGATTCTTGGAAGGTGAAGACTTTAGATGAGATTCTCCAGGAGAAGAAACGAAGGAAGGAGCaagaggagaaggcagagatcAAACGTATGAAAAAT TCAGATGACAGGGACTCCAAGAGGGACTCTCTTGAGGAGGGGGAGCTGAGGGACCATCGCATGGAAATCACCATCAGGAACTCACCCTACAGGAGGGAGGACTCCATGGAAGACAG GGGAGAAGAAGACGATTCCTTGGCCATCAAACCACCCCAGCAAATgtccaggaaggaaaaaacccatcaCAGGAAGGatgagaagaggaaagagaaacGCAGGCACAGGAGCCACTCTGCAGAAG GGAAACACGCCAGAGTGAAAGAGAAAGAACGGGAGCACGAGCGTAGGAAGAGacacagagaagagcaggacAAAGCCCGGCGTGAATGGGAGAGGCAGAAACGGAGAGAGATGGCGAGGGAACATTCCAGAAGGGAGAG agatCGTTTGGAGCAactggagagagaaagggaaagaaaaatccgggagcagcagaaggagcagcgagagcaaaaggagagagagaggagagctgaggagaggaggaaggagagggaggcCAGGAGAGAAG TTTCTGCACACCATAGAACAGTGAGGGAAGAATATGGAGACAAAGTAAAAATGAGACCCTGGAGTCGCAGCCCCCTGCGCCAGCAGAGAGACAAGCTTGAGcaaggagagagcaggaaaCCAG CAGTAAAAGAAGAGAAACCAGAAGAGAGGGATCCTCTGTCAGACCTGCAAGACATCAGTGACAGTGAGAGAAAAACCAGCTCAGCAGAGTCCTCCTCAG AATCTGGATCAGGctcagaagaggaggaggaagagtcCAGCAGCGAAGGctctgaggaggagggagaggaagaggaggaggaggaggagacaggAAGCAACTCTGAGGAGGTGTCGGAGCAATCAGCAG AGGAGGTGAGCGAGGAGGAAATGAGCGAAGAGGAGGAACGGGAGAATGGAAACCACATCCCAGTTG TTCCAGAGTCGAGGTTTGACCGGGATTCTGCGGGCAGCgaggcggaggaggaggagctgggggaaggcTCCCCTCACTCCAATGCCATGACAGAAGGGGAATACATTCCTGactctccagcctcctccccCATCGAGCTGAAGCAGGAGCTTCCCAAGtatctccctgccctgcag GGATGCCGCAGCGTGGAGGAATTCCAGTGCTTGAACAGGATTGAAGAAGGAACCTATGGTGTGGTGTACAGGGCAAAGGACAAAAAGACTG ATGAAATCGTGGCTCtgaagagactgaaaatggaaaaggagaaggaaggttTCCCCATCACTTCTCTGAGGGAAATAAATACAATTCTGAAAGCACAGCACCTGAACATTGTCACTGTCAGA GAGATCGTTGTGGGCAGCAACATGGATAAAATCTACATTGTGATGAATTACGTGGAGCACGACCTGAAGAGCCTGATGGAGACCATGAAGCAGCCGTTCCTGCCAG GAGAAGTGAAGACTTTGATGATTCAGTTACTACGAGGGGTCAAACACCTCCACGACAACTGGATCCTTCACAGAGACTTGAAAACTTCCAACCTGCTGCTCAGCCATTCAGgcattttaaaa GTTGGAGATTTTGGCTTGGCCAGGGAATACGGCTCTCCCCTGAAGCCCTACACGCCCGTGGTGGTGACCCTGTGGTACAGagctccagagctcctgctgggagcaaaG GAATATTCCACAGCCATAGACATGTGGTCAGTGGGGTGTATTTTTGGGGAGCTGCTGACACAGAAGCCTCTGTTCCCAGGGAAGTCAGAAATCGACCAGATTAACAAAGTTTTTAag GATCTGGGCACTCCCAGTGAAAAGATCTGGCCTGGTTACAACGAGCTGCCCGCAGTGAAGAAAATGACCTTCACAGAATATCCCTACAACAACCTGCGCAAGAGATTCggggctctgctctctgacCAGGGCTTTGACCTCATGAACAA TTTCCTGACGTACTACCCAGCGCGGCGCATCACGGCCGAGGACGGGCTGAAGCACGAGTACTTCAGGGAGACCCCGCTGCCCATCGACCCCTCCATGTTCCCCACCTGGCCAGCCAAGAGCGAGCAGCAGAGGGTCAAGAGGGGCACCAGCCCCAGGCCCCCCGAGGGAGGGCTGGGCTACAGCCAGCTG GGTGATGATGACCTGAAGGACACAGGTTTCCATCTGACCACCACCAATCAAGGAGCATCTGCTGCAGGACCTGGCTTCAGCCTCAAGTTTTGA